The Setaria viridis chromosome 9, Setaria_viridis_v4.0, whole genome shotgun sequence sequence CCTCAAACCCCTCCCGAGCCCAACACCGCCCGACCATGCAGCGAAAGAACTTCCGCAAGCGGAGCTtcgagccggacgccgacgacCGCTCCGACGACGAGGACACCCGCCGGTACCACCTCCCCCtatccccctcctctctcttgctTCGCCAGGCCTTCTCCCTGAtgcctccctcccttcctcccctcgCAGCGTCGTCCTGGAGGAGATCAAGTACATGCAGAAGCTCCGGGAGAGGAAGCTGGGCAtccccgccgaccccgccgccgcctccaccaacgGGTCCTCCGCCCGCGGACTGGTGGGTGGAGGGGGAGCGGCTATCGGCGAGGCCGAGAAGGAGGACCTCGTCCTCCAGGACACCTTCGCGCAGGAGACCGCCGTCACCATCGAGGACCCCAACATGTACTTTGCTGTGCCTATATATCTGATTCCTCATGTTGTTAGTGTGATGCTCCATGTAGGCGCAGCAATTGACACGGACATGTGTTTGTTGGTTCAAATTGAAGGCTGAGGTATGTGGAGACCGAGCTGGCGAAGAAGAGGGGTAAGACAGTTGATGTGGGACACAAGGAAGAGATGGACCATGTGGACGAGCTCTACACCGTGCCAGACCACCTCAAGGTATGCTTGTGGCTCAACCGCAGTCCTCAACCTGTGATTGCTCATGGTCCTCTGGACTGCAATGATGGTACCGTCATATTGTTGCTtgcaggtgaagaagaagaactcGGAGGAGAGCTCGACACAGTGGACTACGGGCATTGCTGAAGTTCAGCTGCCTATTGAGTGCGTTCTTGCATCATTCTGTCTTTTCTTGTTTAGAGTAAAGCCTTGCTATAATTGAGCTTAATACTCTTTTATAATTAGGAAGTCAGAATAGATGAGTATACATGAAAATTGATGCTATCTATCTGTATAAATTGGGTATAGATCACCCAAAGATCCCAACATCATTGTCCATTGCACTATTTGTTTTTGATTGACAAAAAATCTGGTTCACACTTTAACTTCATGTTCCCGAGTTGCAGAGAACAATCCTAACTTACGCTGCCTTTGATTATTTGGCTGGAAATCCTTCCACATTATCACACAACAGTTTCAAGTTTGTGTGTGGAAGGAAATTATCTAATGACCCAGTTTATGATTATCAGCCATAACTTGATTGATAGATACAAAAACTTGATTTCAGTATGGTTACAGATTCATTCACCATGAATTGACTGATATTTAAACTGCGCTACAATAATGTATTAAAAGATTAGGACCAATAATGCAATCTAGAGAGAGCTTCTTCCCTGTCTTCTCTCAATATTTTGGTCTATGGTTTAGTCTAGTCTTTCTTTTTAAAGGTAGATGCACAGTCACATCACTTCCATGTTATCATTGTTCTTTTTATCTTCGCAGGTACAAATTAAGAAACATTGAAGAAACTGAGGCAGCTAAAAAGATGCTGCAAGAGAAAAGACTTGCGGCTAAACCAAAATCAGATTCAAATATTCCATCAAGTTACAGTGCTGATTATTTCCATCGTGGCAAAGAATATGATGAGAAATTGCGGAGAGGTTTGTTACATGTCCCTTTTCAAGCATATATGAGAAGTTGCATAGTACCTGTATAACATAGTTTATGTAACTTAATTTGATTTATGAAGGAAACTATGCAATTTTTCACAATTGTTTTAATACGAGCTATGACAGCTTTAAAAAAAAGCATATTATAACAAAGCAAACACAAACAGTCCCTAAGTCAGCAAATAAAAGTCTCTTCCATCTGTATTTTTGGGAGGAATCGTTTTGAGATCCAATTGTTCTTTTGAAGTCACATGTTCCATCAAGGGAGTGCAATTAGTGCCCTGTTGATTTTTTGTGAGCCGTCCTAAGGTTTCACAACTGCATAAACATTTGAAGAGATACATTACATTTACCATTCTAACACTCACTGAAATAAATCCACTGTACTGGCAGGAAAAATATCTGATGATTCAAACTCTTATTTATTATATTTCATTATTATATGTCTAGCGTGCCTCTAGTCCTTATTTTTTCCTTGTAGAAGAATCCGATAGAATACTCCACGCTCCTGTATCTATTTATTCCTGCAAACCCACTAAAAAAGAGGTgatacatgaaaaaaaaaagaaaagacatCTTGTGCTAGTCACAAaatttgaggaaaaaaatagagaactTTTCAGAAAGAAAGATCCACACTAAAGACGGATAAGCTTTGTGTCAAACTAGAGCCTAGAACTTTGCAATCAACATGTGCCCATGACCCCTTTCAAAATATCATTAACCATGATTCATCTAAGACCTGTCTTCTCATTCAAGGTTGTTCCCTTTCGTTTTGGTAAAAACTCCAGTTCACTCTCCTGAAGTTTTTTGGCAGTCCAGATAACTTCCCCCCTGTCTTGAGCACCCAAACTATAAAAATCACTTCACACATTCCGTATTGACATTTTGTTTGTATCAGTCATCTTTATACAAGCTGTGGTTTAGGTTGAAATTTTGCGGGATGATATATGGCATTGTACACTAAGAAAATATTTATGAAGTTATTATATATCTATTTTAAACGTTTGGAGCACCTAAAACAGATATGCAAATAGTCATAAGAAATAGCGAAATATTTGGGTACGCTTTCATCTAATTTCAACCTGATGCACAAAAGTGTACaaacaaaaaagacaaattcCATTAGGGAGTTAAGTGAGATTAAAATACTTGAGGGGATTATCCGAAAACCAAATAAATCTTGTTACATTGTTCTTGCATTTTTATGTATGTAGCAACATCTAAGATTATTGCATTTTAATCTATCATGTGGTATTGTTATAGATATTACTTATGTAGCTACAAGATCTTTTTATCCACTAAATAGAAACCCTTTTCAAGCTAGTGAACATGATGTTGCAATGTTATCTGGCATACTTAAAAGTTAAGATTGATATACACAAGAAATGTTTGTACACTGTGCTGCCAGCCTGGTCGGTGGGCATCTGGGGAGAAGGGAAGAGTTATGGGAGGCAGGGTAGCAGATTTCTTGCTGCTGTTTGAATTCTAACAGTAACTTGTGCTAATATATACAGGGCCGACGGAGCTGAACTTACTAATTCGATCCCAATAAGAtatcaatcttttttttttgcgggaatAAGATATCAACCTGATTAAATAAATAACAATATGTCCTCTCATTCAACTTGAAGTCTCTTTACTTATATCCCAGGTTGTCTAAGCCCTTGCGACTGATCTGTTTGTCTCAGTGTGGTCTTGTGTTGCCCATGGACACAGAAGTCGGCTTTGCAATCCAGTTAAACATGTTCAGTACaccaaactatatatatatatcagtATATGATTCTTGTCTGGAGAATCTGAAGATTGCAGCTTCCTCTTGCTGCCCTCTGACTGCACCAAAATATGTCTGCCATTTTACGTCTCTGGTTGGTTTGATGTCATCTGTTCTATCAAGTGCCAGAATAACTTTGCCATCGATTTCTGCTACTGCTAGTGCCAAGTTCAGAGCAACCCTTTGTGCCCTATTGCTAGCTTTCTGTAAAATGATAGTGCCTGTGTATGTTttgtatttttcaaaaaaagagtCACTAGATGGATGAACTAGGCAATCTTTTCTTTTAATGAGAACTTGGTGCGTTATGATGCTTAATCAACCAATAGGAGTATTCAGGTCAATATAAGGTTAGGGATATGGATGTTGACTGTTGAGTGTTAGATATATGAAGAAATGATAATAACGAGTGGACCATTCTGCTGCAGCAAATTCATGCAATAAGCAACAATAGTGACACCATTTCTGACTCTGGCATTTAAGGGTCTCTAAGTATGTCATATCATGTGCATCTTCGTTGTTCTCATTTAAGTGTGCTAAATTTATTATTGATCATGCAGAGAATCCTGGGCTGTACAAAGATAAAGATTCTCGGCCTAATGAAAGTGCAGGAGGTAAAGCAACAGATACTAAAAATACAGCTGGTGCCGGTGCAGGACGGAGAGAGGCTGCTAGTGATGATATCATGCTTGAGCGATTCCGCAGGCGAGAAAAAATTCGTGTCATGCGAAGGTAGCCAGAGCTGTCAGATTGCTACCGTTGCCTTTGAAGATCAAATATGTGATCACATGAAGACCTCAGTATTCCTGTCCTTTTTAGCGAGAATTTTACTGTAAAGCTGCATCCTTGGTTCTTGGCTACTTTTGCAGCTACTAAGGGCAAGGAGCAGATTAAATCCTTATCGCAGAGGTGATTTGGGGCAATAGATTTGGGGGAGAGTTATCACAAACTCATGTCGGCTCGGAGGCTCAGATGTCTCAGGGGCCTTGCAGTGGTTGAAGACATAGGAGCTGTAACTTGCTGGGATCGTGGCAAGCTCCATATTCATCTGCTCAGGAAGAAACAAGGTGTGCCCTCTGTGACAAATATAAATGAGCTGCTGCGACATATTGTGCAAAGGCCAAAGGTAGCAGGATTTCATTTGGTATGGAGTCCATGCCAAAGCCAACAATTTGTTCTTTCTAGCTTGGAATACCCTGTTTCTGTGAGTTGCTCAAAGTCTCTGCTGCAGTTGATGTGTGCACAGAGTAATTAAGCATTTGACGATCTACTCGTAATCCTAAAGCTAGCTAGAGCCTACTAGCAAGGCCACTACACATCCCCGTTTCTAAGAGAAGATGTGAAACTAATTAAAAAGAATTTAACCCTTTTTCTACAGTTTCCAGTCGCTTTCAATCACTACTTAGTTGACCTGAAACATAAAAGGAACATACTCCGTACAGTGCAACTTCTTAACATACTCCTGGCCGCAAACAGAAGAAGAGAGGCAACCCCATGAAAGAAATAGCTATTGACCGAGGAGTTCACAAAAAATGAGACGTGGACATAAACAAGCAAATGGTACTAGAGGCTTATTAGACTCGCTTTATAGACCACTGCAATGGGATGTTAGCAGAAGTAGAACGAGCCCCAAACTCCCAGATATCCCAAGAACTGCGGGATCCTGTAGCAGTAGCTCTACCGCAGCGGAAGCCGCGCAAAGCCTTCCCAAAGCTGATCTCTGGCCGCATCACGCTCTCCCTGTACATCAGCAGAGCGGCGCAGCACCAGTTGACGCTCACCTTGCGCCACATCTTGCTCCGGATGCTGTACGCCATGATCCCATCTTCCAGCTGCACGAATATCTCCTCGTCCTCGTGGACGCCCTCCACgacctccacggcggcggccgccgcgaacATCCTCGGCGACACTCGAATGCCATCCACCCGGACCGTCTCCCTGAGCCTCCAGCTTCCGGTGTCCGAGTAGTCATCCAGTACCCACACACCTCCAGGGCCACGGGCGGCTGCTTGGTGAGGGCCAGGACGCAGAGCTTGCCGCCGGGCACGACGCGCGACCGTGCCGTCGTCGGGTCCAGCCCCGGGCGCTCCGGTGCCGCCATGATCCGGAACTTCTCCCGCGCCGTGTCGAACACCAGCAGCGCCGCCTTTCCGGAACCCAGCTGCACCGGCCAGTGCAAGTTGCCACGCAATCTGACAGAACGATCCCCCTCACTCTTCATGGAGGAGATGTTCTTTGACATGGGAAGGGGAACCTCCCGCCAGCCGGTGCCGTCACCAACGGCCAGGATCCGGGCCGTGGTCGGGGACACCAGGTCGGGATCACCGGGCACGGCCATGtcggaggagtggaggaggtggaAGCGCCCGGTCACCGGATGCGCGTAGCCGCCGATGATCCGGCCTTCATCAGCGGGGGCGGAGACGACGGCCAGGCGCCCGTGAGCGGGTTCCAGAGCATGTAGTCGGCACCGGCGCCGAGCTGCGGCGGCTTCCGCGGAAAGACGCGCGTGCAGAGGACACCGTCCCAGGAGCGGAAGACCTCGGCGGAGATGGTCATGTCGTCGAGGGAGAGGGCCCGGGGGGACGGCTCCGTCTTGTGGACTTCGGGGTGCCAGCGGCCGCGGAAGCGGTCGAACCGGATGACGTCGACGGGGCTATGGCCATCGACGACCTCGAGCCacctgctgccgctgctctTCATGATCGCGGTGACGGCGGCCGGGCGGTTGGCGAGGACGCGGTCGACGCTCGGGTGGGAGGCGATGGCGTTCCAGGCCCTGCACACCGCGCGGGAACGGCCGATGGAGCGGGGTGGCAGGCGGGCGAGGATCTCGGCGACCACGTCGTCCGGCGGCAGGGACGGCCCGTGCGCTTCCATGATGGCAAAACCACGTCTTCGTTTCGATCTTTTTCGTCTTTGAGGGTAAACGTTGAGACGAGTTGTACTCCGTACTTGATAACGTACGAGCTCTAGCTTTCGTGAATCGTGATGATAAGAAGTTAGGAAGATGCAAGTCCTTGCAGTTGCCGAGATGAGAGATGAACCAACACGACAGTGAAAATAAGAGTCCAAATACAACAACACGGCTGTGGATCAATCAGTAGCTTGgattcatgcacattaattatgTGCTTCATAGGATTTTGTTTTTCAGTCAAATTCGCGCACCAGAGAAGTTCATTCCCAAAGCCATCCTGTTCAGAAAATCTAGAATTTTAGAATTGAAACAAGATAATATTAACATTGGCTGAAAAGAAACTTTACCAAAAAGATAAGATTTCAACTTATTGAAACTCTACTTGCACactcagaaataaaaaaaagatcaatTTTATTATACGGTGGATTGGACCAACTAAAATAGTTTTGAGGAATAAATCAAATCCATATTTTGTTTAGAAGTTAAGTAGATAAAGTGGATTGCCGAGGATAGTAAAATAGacatctttcttttatttataatGGCAAATGTGGGTGGTATAGAAGCAAATTAGATCGTGGCTATTGTTGTCAACATGGTTGAATCTGAAAAATCTATGACCAAGTGCCTTtgctttattttttaaaaaattctagGAGTTCTTCCTTTTTTAGCATGTCTTATGAGGATTAACATTGCGGCTCTCAGAGTTTCcgattagtaatagtaagataaaaGATCTCAAATACTAGCAAAATGAACTTTGTTAACGACTTCTAGCGTAAAGTGAATGCAAGTTTGTAGTGAGAGTTTTGAGTAAGAATTTTGAACATCTCCAACAATTGAATAAATGCGGACTTTAACATTTGTGTTGGATATTAGCCAACTTGTTTTAAGGTTTGAAATATAGTTTGACTCAACAtcactattactaattggaggttaTATTGAAGCCTCCATAGACATACTCttggaaaaaaagataaattttagaAACTTTCAAAGAAATCAGAAACATTTTGTCATTAATCCTATTTACTCTAATAATCACAACCATTAGATCTACTATATTTTCTAAAGAAACACCGACCTATGCTATTATGAAGATACCGTAAAGTAACCCATAAATCGTTacctaaattacccacctctgccattataaaaaatagcaTAAAGTAACACCTAATGTTCATCTAAATTACCACCTATGCAACTACAAAAGATAATTCAAAGTAACTCCTAAACTTGCGTCCAAATTACCCATATTTGTTATTATTAAAACACCCAAAACTGAATCTAAATTATTTACATATGTCATTATTGTAAAAGATCCCAATATTGTTATTATTGAAAATACTAATTTAAGACAAACATGCACATGCATAGAGGACTCGATGAAAATATTATTCCATGTTAAACATGCAACTTATACTAAGGGTTCAACTACTAAATATGAATGTAGATGAAAACTTGTATACAATAATTAATAAATTACTAACTAAAGTTGATCACAAATGAATAAAGAGAAATATATGAGTGTTAACAAATAAATAAGAGGAAGCGCTAATTTGGTTATGAGTTTCTAATACTTATGCCTCTCTAGCTTTAAATTGTTTTTAAGCGCCTcaattccaaaaataaaaaacgaTCAAGCTAAGCAGTGGGATATGATCCCTGAATTATTGCTTAGGCCCACGAAGCTGGCGCCATCTAAATTCACGTGCTGCTGCACAGCTAACCAGTGAGGTAGTCAGGCACTAGCATACGGGCATatagggcttgtttggtttgaAGTCTGACAAGAAATTGCCTGGCCGGGGTGCTGCCTGTGACTTGCCTTGCCTGCATCATGTTTGGTTGGGGTCCTGAGTACCAATGCTGCTGCCTGTGCCTGGATGGAGATTAGCGCCAGTTGCCTGGCTCCGGCACTCGAGTTTGAACGCCTGGCGCAGGCAAGCAGATTAGCCTGGTACTGATAAGGTCATTGACGCATGCTACCATGTCATGTGCcctttttattcttttctttttaaaaaattaccacGTCACGATTCGTTTGTTCTCATGCAAAGCCGATTAGCTACTGTtgcttttccttctctttctctatAAATTGATGAGCACAGGAAGAACGTTTagcaaatatattttttttaaaaaatcaataTCACTTCAAAAGTGAACAAcgaatatagaaatactaaaaaTAAAGATTAATTATTAAAGTACATGGAGGAATTGAttgatatatatatgcatacTCTCTAACTAAGATGCAATATATTGTTGTTAGTGTTCTTAGGCACAGgactccaaccaaacacatcttTTTCAAACTTACCTCGCCAGGCAAAATACATCAACTTTATAGGCAACTCTCAGGCAACATTTTTCACCGGGCAAATCCTCCAggcctccaaccaaacaagcccATAGTGATTGCTCAGTCGCAGCTGCTCTTGCCACTTGTGCAACCGAGAGGGAAAGGAGAGAGCGCCATGGCCAAGGCTCACATCCtcgtgctgccgctgccgggCCAGGGCCACGTCACCCCGCTCATGGAGCTCTCCCACCTCCTGGTGGACCACGGCTTCGAGGTCACGTTCGTCAACACCGAAGCGTAGACATCAGCAAGCTCATCGGCGCCTACACCCGGCACATGCCGGGGCACCTGGAGCGGCTCATCGCCGAGATGGAGGCGGACGGGAGGCCCAAGGTAAAGTGGCTCGTCTCCGACGTGTACGCGTGATGGTCCTTGGACATCGCCAAAAGGTTAGGCATCCGGGTGGCCACATTCTGGCCGGCGTCGGTGGCGTGCTTAGCTATTAATCTCAAGGTCCCCAAGTTGACAGAGGAAGGGCTCCTCAACAACAAGGGTTGGCCGGAGCGGGATGAGACGTTCCAGCTTGCCCCCGGGATCCCGCCGCTCCACACGTTGCAGCTGCCGTGGAACAACATCGGCACGGCCGAGGTGCAGCCCATCAGCTTCGAGCTGTTCAGCCGGACCGATAGGCTCAGCGCCGTCGCCGAGATGGTGGTGTGCAACTCCTTCCACGAGGCCAAGACCGGCGCGTTCATGCTCCTGCCGCCGAGCGTCCTGCCCATCGGCCCGCTGTCCTCCAACCGGAAGTCCGTTGGGCAGTTCCTGCCTGAGGACACCCGGTGCCTTCGGTGGCTCGACGCCCAGCCCGACGGCTCCATCGTGTACGTGGCGTTCGGCAGCACCACCGTGTTGGAGCCGTGCCAGTTCCAGGAGCTCGCGCTGGGGCTggagctcgccggccggccgttccTCTGGGTGGTGCGGCCGGACTTGACGACGACCGGCGAGCTGAGCAAGGCATGGTACGACGAGTTCCAAGCCCGCGGCGGGCAAGGGCATGGTGGCCAGCTGGTGGCCCCAGTAGCAGGTGTTGGCGCACCATGTGGTGGCGTGCTTCGTGTCGCACTGCGGATGGAACTCGACGATGGAGGGGGTGTGGAACGGCCTGTCGTTCCTGTGCTGGCCCTACTTCTTCGACCAGTACATTGACCCGAACTACGTCACCGACGTGTGGAGGACCGGCCTGGCGGTGTCGCCCGACACGGGTGGGGTCGTAATGAAGGAGGAGTTGAGGAGCTGGAGCAGGTCATCGGCGACGCCGAGATCAGGGAGAATGTATGCGGCCCGCCGGTGCATCAGCCAAGGGAGATCCTCGTGCGACAACTTGAACAAGTTTGTGAACCTGCTAAGTGAATGAGGACACGGCTACCTCGATCTACGCTTGCATGCTCAGTGTGTGGAATCCTTAATTTGCAGCTGTGTTATTTGTACCCTACCTTTGATACTTTGCATGGAATCGGTGCTCTCGAAGCCTAAGAGGAGgagggtgaattaggcaacttaaaatctTAACCTATTGCTTTCACTACTTTTACATCAaacttaaactagatcatgctaccAAGATGTGCAATTATAGTTcatctagtgtgaaaccctcatcccaaaacaagttttgcaacctagagccaatcctagcaatatactacactaagaaagtaaagtcacacaagttgcaagtatgaaatgcggaaacgtaaaggAGGGGATGAGTGGAAGCAAATtcttgacacgatgatttatcccgtAGTATCGGTAGgtactaagccaccactagtccacgttgttgaagcactcacacaagagtattgcttcccggtcacAAGTCTCTCCCgggacaccccttgacttgccacaaaggcttggccactaaggctcacgccaagttcccCAGTCACTTTGATGCCATCTCCActaaggaagggggtctccacgtcccctgcacacggtcgtcgacgccgcttCACACCAAGTCGGAGGGTCGGAGGCTTGCCaacgagccaccaaggctctaAGGTGCCGGCATACCTTGTACAACTGTGGTTCACTCCTAAAACcgatcacaaggtaggcacaccttgcactctccctttctccaagcctatcctagcactaatcactctcctaaacttgtgctaagccttagaataatcacttaagcactttttgTGGCTTGGATAtcttcttgatgagtcttgatctccaatggatTCCTGCACcttccagcaactccaaatgggtgagtggagggggtataaatagccaaAGGACTCAAAGAGCccttgctccaacggctagttaaagtgtaccatcggatgttccgatagTATGTTTTTAGGTAGCATCGGAGCATCCGGTGCTACTAGCCGTTGCCTCCTCACGCCCAGATCCCACACTGATCCAGTCACCTACTCAATCCATCAAGTGATCTGATGGTCCCTCTGGcacccatcggatcatccggtgctgatgCTTCCCACACCAAAATCTCTCTGGAAGTTTCTGAAATAAATATGCCTCATCCGATGCCCCACCGACCCAtagcatcggatcatccggtgcttcaAGTCTTCATGCCCCTCCTCCAGAGATTCATCTGATGCTTCTAGAATACaggccatcggatcatccgatggtCAGCTTTGACTTAGCTTCGATGCAGCGTACCAAATGCTCCGGTGCTTCCTCCGACGCCCTTGACTTgaggcatcggaacatccgatgctTCCTTCTAAGCTGTGGACTGATTCGGTGGCAAGGCCTTGGACTCACCGAATGATTCGATGCGTCTTTGATTGTGGTTGCTTCCTTAGGACCTAGAATGCCTTGAATACATGTTCTCAACACTTTGTTAGTTCTGATGATTGTGTTGTCGCATTAATCactaaaatcacaaactaaTGGCCTATTTGGGGCCATGTTCGCTACATACTTACTACATATGTTTGCAGTGGTGTTCTATTTGTCTATGGTTGATCAGCAAATTTGTTTTCAGATCCATTAAAATAATCGATATCTACACCTAATAATATTAAATAAACGGTCAAGTGTTTCTTTGACCATCATGGATGTTTTACAAAAAGGTACCTCACTTTTTAAATAATTAAATCTCAATCCTAAAATCCTCAGCACACCTCTGTCCCACCCGTCTGTGCTGCAGGCACGACTTGCCATTGCATTTTACTCCCTCTCTTAGTCGGTCTCCATCCACCGCTCCTGACTCAAAATGCAGTGCCGACAGGCACGCCCGTCCCTCCCACCCTCCCCGTCCAACCAGTATCTAGATGCACCCAGCCTTCTAGAGTTTGCTACTGATGATCATCGTCACTAGACTGTTGCTCTTAGTCGCGGCCACCACCCATCTTGGCGCCACGGGTGGGCTGCTCGAGCTCGTCGTGTTCCTACAGCTCCAATTGCAGCTACTCGGACGCTGCACCGCAGCCCTAATAGGGAGCGAGAACATGCCCAGCCATGCCGCTGGGATGCCCTCGGTGAACACCTGCGTGGAGAGG is a genomic window containing:
- the LOC117840487 gene encoding protein COP1 SUPPRESSOR 2 gives rise to the protein MQRKNFRKRSFEPDADDRSDDEDTRRVVLEEIKYMQKLRERKLGIPADPAAASTNGSSARGLVGGGGAAIGEAEKEDLVLQDTFAQETAVTIEDPNMLRYVETELAKKRGKTVDVGHKEEMDHVDELYTVPDHLKVKKKNSEESSTQWTTGIAEVQLPIEYKLRNIEETEAAKKMLQEKRLAAKPKSDSNIPSSYSADYFHRGKEYDEKLRRENPGLYKDKDSRPNESAGGKATDTKNTAGAGAGRREAASDDIMLERFRRREKIRVMRR